The Malus domestica chromosome 06, GDT2T_hap1 genome has a segment encoding these proteins:
- the ACBP2 gene encoding acyl-CoA-binding protein (The RefSeq protein has 1 substitution compared to this genomic sequence), producing the protein MGFAYPKLLEEAEQVLVSNVGTFDFGTLLRLESKEARYMEEFDEHAEKAKTLPKSTTNENKLNLYGLYKQATVGAVSTSRPGMFNMKDRVMWDAWKAVEGRSKEEAMGDYITKVKHLLGEAGAST; encoded by the exons ATGGGGTTTGCATATCCCAAATTGCTTGAGGAAGCCGAGCAAGTTTTAGTGTCAAATGTAGGCAACTTCGACTTTGGAACACTCTTAAGGCTAGAGAGTAAAGAAGCTCGGTATATG GAGGAGTTTGATGAACATGCTGAGAAAGCCAAGACCCTTCCAAAGTCAACAACCAATGAGAACAAGCTCAATCTCTATGGACTCTACAAGCAAGCCACTGTTGGAGCAGTGAGCACCA GCCGCCCGGGAATGTTCAATATGAAGGACAGAGTAATGTGGGATGCATGGAAGGCTGTTGAAG GGAGATCCAAGGAGGAAGCTATGGGCGACTACATCACGAAGGTGAAGCACCTGCTTGGAGAAGCCGGAGCTTCTACTTGA
- the ACBP2 gene encoding acyl-CoA-binding protein isoform X1 produces the protein MGLKEEFDEHAEKAKTLPKSTTNENKLNLYGLYKQATVGAVSTSRPGMFNMKDRVMWDAWKAVEGRSKEEAMGDYITKVKHLLGEAGAST, from the exons GAGGAGTTTGATGAACATGCTGAGAAAGCCAAGACCCTTCCAAAGTCAACAACCAATGAGAACAAGCTCAATCTCTATGGACTCTACAAGCAAGCCACTGTTGGAGCAGTGAGCACCA GCCGCCCGGGAATGTTCAATATGAAGGACAGAGTAATGTGGGATGCATGGAAGGCTGTTGAAG GGAGATCCAAGGAGGAAGCTATGGGCGACTACATCACGAAGGTGAAGCACCTGCTTGGAGAAGCCGGAGCTTCTACTTGA